The window TTTTTGCCACAGCCCCACTACATCTTTATGTGGCCCCATGTTTACCGAATTCCACCGGTGGATCTTAGAGTTCCACAAAAAGAACATATCATGATGTGAGCCCATGCTTACAAAATATTTAGCACCAGCTTTCTTATAAAGGGCCATTAACTGTTCAGGATTCCACTTTTCTGCTTTCCATAAGGGGATAATGTCTTTATAGCCGAACTTAGAAGGGGTACCATAATGGGCCACATGATACTTGTTTTGGCTGCTGCCTTGAATATACATATTTTTGGCGTACCAATCGCCTTGTCTGGGAACGGCCTGAGGCCCCCAGTGAGACCAGATTCCGAATTTTGCATCACGAAACCAATCCGGATACTGGTACTGTTTTAAAGATTCGTCGGTTGGCTTAAACTTCCCTGATTCAATCTTTGTATTACTTTGCTGTGCCTGCACATTCGTTAACAAGGAAAATGCCGTAATTATTACAACTAATATCTTTTTCATTTTATGAGTGGTTTAAATCATGAATGCTTTAGTTTATTCCCCGGGATTACCGTACTAACCAGAAATGTGAGCATCAGACTGCCTAACAACTGTTACTTTAGATGATCATATATTTGGCTATTTTCATCAAAAATAAGTATCTTATCCGATCTAAATTTGATTAAAATAGACTATTTATTGTAAAAATCCGACATTTTAAAAAAATGGTAAAACGAGTTCTTCAAAATACTTTTTCTTTACTTAACGTAGATTACGTAAAGCTTTCTACCAAATGGGATTACCGCAACGTAATCAGCCCCTATTACCGTATCTATTACATTGATGAGGGATCTGGAGAAATATCAGACCAACTGCAGCGTTTGCAACTCGAAGCAGGTTACCTATACATCATCCCCAGTTTCACACTGTGCAACCTGCACTGCAATGGTTTCTTAAGTCAATATTTCGTTCAGTTTTTTGAAGAATCTGTGGATGGGATTTCGCTCTTTGCACAAAAAAGAACAGTATCCAAGATCAAAGCGAGCGCTATGGATATTGACCTTTTTAAACGTTTGCTCGAAATCAATCCCGGCCGGGGAATCAACCGGTCTGACGATCCGAAAGTGTACGAAAAAAATATTTTCTACAAAGAATATCAGGAATTAAATAACCGGCAGAGCTTAGCCAGTTATTTGGAAACGCAGGGAATATTGCTTCAACTGATGGGGCGTTTATTGCAATCGCAGCTTTACTTAAGGCAAGAATCCCATCAAACTCCAGTTAAGATAGCAGAAACGGTGAGTTATATTTTGATTAACCTGAACCAGGAATTATCTGTAACTGCGCTTGCCTCACGTTTAAATCAACACCCCGATTACTTCTCTCGCCTGTTTAAAACCTTTACCGGTGAGCGTCCTGTCACCTATATTCTTGGTAAAAGAATAGAACGTGCTCAGTATTTACTCGCTACGAGCCAGTTAACTTATTCTGAAATTGCAACCCAAACAGGTTTCGATAATCTTTCCTATTTTTCCAGATCGTTTAAAAAACTTACAGGTATGTCGCCCGGAGCTTATAAAAAACAGGTCTACAAAGTCGGCTTTACTTTATGAAAAGTGTACTTATTTTCGATTGTAAATAAAAAAGCCACGACATCCACCGTGGCTTTTCATCAACTAACCTAAACTTTATAAATACTAACCAAATATTTATGCTGCAAAGCTAATGCCCCTGCATTAAGCAGACATTAAATGATTATTAACTGTAATTAACCATACAAAAACATAACATAACAACAGCAATGAGTTAAAACGGCCTTACTTACTTTGCAGCAACATTAAGAAATACAAAAATCAGTATGGAAAAAACGGCAAATATTATCAGTACCGATCTGCAAAAATTCATCGATAAATTCGAACCGGCTAAATTCAAACTCATGACAAAAGGAATTGAGATTAGAGGCATCAACGATTTGCCCAAAAATATTAGTCAGGCAAGGGCACTGATCGAAAGCATGAAGCTAAACTTAATGGTTGTACACCATGCCGGAATGCTTGCTTACAGAGCATTTGAGGTAAACGTGATTCCGCCAGCTGCATAAAACAAAAGCCCTGCAAAAAGCAGGGCTTTTTGTATCTAATTTAGCTGTTCGCGGGGTAATCCGTGAATCACCACATTACCTAAAACCATATCGGCCCTGAAGAATACAAACTCCAGGTCGGCATAAATGTGCACGCCCACTGTAAGCAATACCTGCCGGGCAAACTCTGTTATGGCTGCCTGATCGTTAAACGACATATCATCGGGAATTAACAGCGCAATTACATTAGGTTCACTTACCTTTACCTCAATATCAAACTGAGCCACTAAACCCATTATTTTCTTCGCCACTGTAGCCAATTCATTTGCTGTAATCTTAGCCATTTGTTTATTAAATTAATTTATCTGCGCCTATCAATATCACCTGCTCTTTGCTTACAAATATAAAAAATCGGTAATTGCATGCAACTGCTGGTTAAAGACAAAGCCGGTTCATTATTTACTAAATTCTGGCCGGGCTTAAAATATTTTATTCGTTTGGTGGTACTACATCTGTAATTTTAAAGACTTTCAATCCTGCAGGAACTTTCCATTGTACAGTATCGCCTTTTCTAAACCCAATCAACGCTGCTGCAATGGGTGTAGTAACCGAAATTTTCTTTTCTTTAATATTGGCATGTTGCGGCAAAACAATGGTAAGCGCTGTGGTTTCGCCGGTTGCCTCGTCGGTAATCCATACCCTGGCATTTAGCCTGATGGCATGTACAGGAAATGCTTCCTTTTTTATAATTATTGCCCTGCTCAGCTCTGCTGATAGCGACATTTCATCGCTTCCGGCATCTTGTTTGCTAAAATAAGGCTTAAGGAGGTTATAGTCCTCCTGGGTGATAATCACCGGATTGCTCTCGTTTGGATTCATATATTTATTGTTTTAAATGGATTAAAATTGAAAAAAATACAAGCGCAGCAACATATCACCCAATGGCGATCTAATGTTTTTCAAAAAAATGCTGTTGTGTTGTGTTTAACCCCAAACCAAGGAAGGTGTATTACAGGCCTGGGGCAAAATGATCAAAATCTTTAAAGCTAGGGATGTAGAAAAGCCTCCTTTGAAAATTGTCATGTTTTGATTTTCGTAATGTACACAAACCTATCCTACTGCAGACTAAGGCAATAGCATTATCATTTAGGGCGATATGGTTAATACAGTGTTTCAATTTATCCAAATATAACCTATATCTGGTAAGGTTACAAGTTTTGAGGGATTTGCTTTGCCAAAATCACTTTTAAAGCTTACTTACCGAACTAATGAAATAAGGCGAATCATTCCATTTTATTTTTTTGTAACTAAAGTCTCTCTTTAGCGCTTCAGGAAGGCAATCCCATACGGCCTGACTCATTTTTTCGAGCAATAATTTCTTCGAAAAGGTATCAGATACTACAAAACTAATTTCCCTTACCGGTTTGGGATCTTTAAAGGCTTTGAAAAGCGTCGTTTCTTTTTCGTTGATAATCGATAGTGCCGGAATAATGGCAAAACCGAGCTTAGCACGCACCAGGTTTTTTAAGGTTTCGATCGAAGAGATATCGTAACTGAACTGTTCTTTTATTTTACCGGGTTCTTTGATCCCACAGATATCCAATAGCTGGGCATTGTAGCAATATTCGTTCTGTAACAGCAACAGTTCTGGTTTATCATCTGGCTGCAATTCGTAAAAATCGTCGTTGGCCATGGGATGGTTTTCATTTAGGTAAGCCACAAAAGGTTCTTTAAAAATAGCATGTTCAACCAAATTTGGGTGACCTGTTGGCGTAGCCATGATCGCTACATCAATTGCACCTGTTTCAACATCCTGCATCAGCTGCCCCGTATTAGCCTCTTTAATTACAAAATGTACTTTGGGCGCAATGGTTTTCATCGCACTGATAAATAAGGGAATGAGGTAAGGTGATAAGGTCGAAATAATCCCCAGCTTCAATTCTCCTTCAAGCAGGTTTTTCTGGTTAATTACAAAATCACGGATTTCATCTGTTTCGCGCAAAATTTTTCTTGCCCGGTTAATAATCTCTTTGCCCAGTACCGTAGGCGTTAATGGTACCTTATTGCGATCGAAAATTTTAATGCCAATTTCCTCCTCCAGGTTTTTGAGTTGTATCGTGAGGCCAGGTTGTGTTACCATGCAAACATCTGCTGCCCTTGCAAAATGACGTTCCTCATCCAAAGCCACTACGTATTTCAACTGCTGAATAGTCATGATTATAAATTTTATTTATAAAGATACAAAATTATCAATTTGATTTATGATCGTAGCCGCAATAAATTTGTTCCAACAAAAAAGATCAAATCATTATAAATAACAATTTAAAAAATTAAGACCATGAAATTTACAAGAACAGCAAATGCCAATTGGAAAGGTACAGGAATGGACGGAAAAGGAACCATCAGTACACAAAGCACTACATTAGACCAGGCACAATTATCATTCAAAACCCGCTTTGCAGAAGGCGTTGGCACCAATCCTGAAGAACTGATTGCCGCAGCACACTCCGGTTGTTTTACCATGCAACTGAGCTTCCTGTTAAGCGAAGCAGGCCTGGTACCCGAAAATCTGGATACCAAAGCCAATGTAACTTTTGAAAACGGCACCATTACCTTAATCCACCTCGAATTAGCCGGTAGTGTTGCGGGAATTGATGAAGAAGAATTTAAAGTTTTTGCCCTTAAAGCAAAAGAAGTTTGTCCGGTATCAAAATTATTGAATACTGAAATCACCTTATCAGTTTCACTGGTAGCCTAAATTAATTAAAAAACACAATTAGTAAAACCCTATAATTTTAAACAAAATGAAAACAAGAATAAAAGGACAATTGAGTGCATTTTTCATGTTCGCCATCCTATTTTTAGCTGCTTTATTGTCAACTGCTGATGTAGCTGCACAAACCAAAGCCCCAATTAAAAATGTTGTGTTGGTACATGGTGCCTTTGCCGATGGTTCGGGATGGAGATCCTTATACGAAGTACTAACCAAAAAAGGCTACAATGTAACCATTGTACAAAACCCATTAACTTCGCTTGAAGATGATGTAGCTGCTACCAATGTAGTGCTTGATAAACAGGATGGTCCGACCATCCTTGTGGGGCATTCGTGGGGTGGCACGGTAATTACCCAGGCCGGCAACCATTCCAAAGTAGTTGGTTTGGTTTATGTGGCCGCTTTCCAGCCCGACCAAGGCGAATCGGCACTACAATGGTTACAAACAGCGCCCCCAGCATCCGAAAATGGTGTATTAAACCCTGACGATAAAGGTATAGTTTACTACGACAAAGCAAAATTCCACGCTGGTTTCTGTGCCGATATCAGTAAGGAAGAGGCCGAATTTATGTATGCTTCGCAAGGTGCTTTTTATGCCAAAGGTTTTGTAACACCCATTACCAAAGCTGCCTGGAGAGATAAACCTGCTTATGCAGTAATTGCAACTGAAGATAAAAGTATCAACCCTGATATCCAACGCGTTATGTATAAACGCTCCAATAGCAAAGCTACCGAAGTCAAAGGTAGTCACGTAGTTTTTATGTCGCAACCTAAAGCAGTTGCTGATGTGATTATTGCGGCATCGAAAGAAATTGCGGTTAAAAATTAAGTAAAAAATTCACAGGTCTATCAGGTGGGTGGAGACCCCCACCTCTAGCGTTGCTATTGTGCGATGTATCCACCGCCCAATTGATATTTTATAGAAATTAAAACAGTTTCTAAGTAAAGTATTTTTTCAAAAGAGGTGGTATCATAATTATAGAATTGTCATCCTGAGCCTGTCGAAGGACTATCAAAACACATCTGAGGCGTTTCGACAAGCTCAACGTGACAAACTAATAAACAACCTAAATTATGATACCGCCTCTTTGCTATTTATAAAACGTTCTAAATTGATTTACAAAAGCCTTACCCGCTCTTCTTCTAAATCGATCTGGTAAATATGCAACCTGATAATCTCATCATGCACCTCAGCATCGTTACGGTTTAGGTCTGATAAAAATAACCGTTGTCCTTCCAGCAACTCCAAATAAGCCAGCTTAGTGCTTTCACTCATTTTAACCTGCTCAGGATTGTTTATTTTATGTTCCCATTGCGCTATCATCCGTTGCAAATGTACATCTTCCTCAGCCATTCCCTCTTGTCTGGCTTTTAGCAGCCTAACCGTTTCGGAAATCAATTGTTTTTTAACCCGGTGTTTTGCTTCCTCATCCTCCATTTCGGCTGCCTGATCAAAAATATGAGACCGCTCAATAATGTAGGGCAGGGTAAGTCCCTGAATCAATAATGTAAGGAGGATAACCGTAAAGGTGATGAATAATATGAGGTTGCGGTGAGGAAAGGCTTCGCCGCTTTTAAGTGTCAGTGGAATAGCCAGTGCCGCTGCCAGCGATACCACACCACGCATACCTGTCCAACCTAACAATAGCGGTAAACGCCACATCCTGCGCCTGTTGTTTCTTAAAGGTGCTACACTCGGTCTGAATATAATGGTTGCTGCCATGGCACAATAAGAACTAATAATCCGGGCTACAATCAGTATACCGGTTACCGCAACCCCATAAATAATGGCCTGTGTTAAAGGAATACCATCGGCACGAAGCCCAGCTATTACTTCCGGGAGCTCGAGGCCAATGAGCATAAATACTATTCCGTTCAGCACAAAAATCATAGCTTCCCAAACGCTGTAGCCCCTTACCCTACTGGCACTGGTTAAAAAAGTAAGTCTCCTTACTGATAAGAATAAACCACCCGTTACCACTGCCAGTACGCCAGAGCTGTGCACCTGTTCAGCTATCCAATACAAAAAATAGGGTTCAATAAAGGTAAAAACAATGTCGGATGAGGTATCGGTAGGTAAACGTTTATGCGCCTGTATAAACAGCCAGCCAAACAAAAGCCCGATGCCAATTCCACCTACAATCATCCAGGAAAAACTAAGTAGGGCATCCTGAAGGATAAACTGGCCGGTACCAACTGCAACCAATGCAAATCTGAAAATAATTAAAGAAGAGGCATCGTTAAGCAAACTTTCGCCTTCTAGCACTGCAGCAGTTGATTTAGGTATTTTTACAAATTTCATGATGGCCCCTGTACTTACCGCATCAGGCGGAGATACGATTCCGCCAAGTAAAAAGCCCAGCGCTAAGGTAAAGCCTGGGATCAGGTAATTGGTAAGCACGGCAACTGCAAGCGCAGAAAACAATACCACTAAAAATGCAAAACTGCCAATAATGCGCCACCATTTTTTCATCTCTTTAAATGAAATACTCCACGAGGCTTCGAATAAAAGTGGTGGTAAAAAAATAAAGAAAATCATGTTTGGATCTACCTGAACTTTAGGCAGCCCAGGCACAAAACTAATGAGTAAACCTGCAACCACTAACAATACCGGGTAGGCGATACGCAATTTGGTAGCCAGCATTTCGATAAGTACTATTGCGGCAACCAGGGCCAGCATAAAGGGTAATTGTTCGTGCATATATTACTGTTTTCTTTTAAAAATAGTAAAAAACAAATATATCAATCAGCGAAATTTGCGTTATCAATGGGAAACCAACATAATTCTTTCCTAGAATATGGTTAAAGATCACGAAATCATTTTGGCCAGATTACCCAATTGTTTCAGTTTAAACTTCAGCTCATTAGACCAGGGTAAACCTATGCAAAGCCTGATACAGTTTTCAAATTGATCCTGCAAGGTAAACATGCGGCCGGGGGCAATACTAATCTGCTTTTTAATAGCCAGATCGTAGAGTTTCACGGTATCTACCTTTTTATCAAATTCAACCCAAAGCGCCAGTCCGCCTTGTGGCCTGCTGGTTTTTGTTCCTTCGGGAAAATAATCGGCAATGGCCTGAACATAATTTTGATAATTCTGCTGTAAGGTACGCCGGAGTTGATGCAAATGCACATCGTAACGACCTGTTTTAAGGAAATTACCCACAGCTTCCTGAATAATTGATGGCGACGACAGCGAATGCACCAATTTTAACCTGAGCAATTTATCCTTGTATTTACCGGGAGCCATCCAGCCTACTCGATAGCCTGGCGCCAGGGTTTTAGAAAAAGCACTACACATCAGCACATTGCCTTCGGTATCAAATGCCTTGCAGCATTTTGGCCGCTGTGTGCCGAAATAAATATCGCCATATATATCGTCTTCAATTAGCGGAATATTTCTTTCAGCCAACAGTTTAACCACTTCCCTTTTATGCTCGTCGGGCATGCAACTCCCCATTGGCGTATTAAAATTGGGTACCAGCAGGCAGATGTTAATTTTAGGCAATACTTTCTTTAATGCCTCTACCTCAATACCGGTAACCGGATGCGTTGGCAGTTCGAGTACTTTAAACCCCAAACTAATTACCAGTTGAAATATGCCCGGATAACAAGGGCTTTCTACGGCAACCGTATCGCCGGCTTTGCCTAAGGCCATAAGGCAAAAAGATAAGGCATTCATGCCTCCGTTAGTGGTAATGATATCATCTTCGTTCAAATTACCGCCCCAGGCCAACGAGCGTACCGCAATCATCCTCCTGAGTTTAACATTACCCTGCAATGGTTCGTATTCGGTGCCACCTTCTTTTAAGGCGCGCGTAGCGTACAAAACTTCCTTTTTTAGTTTAGCCAGAGGCAACAGGTTACCCGAAGGCACCCCGATAGAAAAGAGGGTAAGGTCAGCACGGCCAATATTTGAATAGACTTTGGTAATCAATTCGTTCGGTTCGTTGAGGTTGGCTTTTAGCGATGGACTACTTACCTCTGGGAGTGGTAACCTCAGGTAATCGAGCTTATTAACAAAAAAGCCCGATTGCGGCTTCACCTCAATTAACGATTGTGCTTCGAGCTCTAAAAATACCCTTTTGGCTGTATTCATGCCTATACTGTACTCCTGGCATAACATCCGCACGGATGGCAGCCGATCGCCGGCCTTTAAAATCCCACTTCTGATCTGTGTAGCAATACCATTCGCAATTTCATTGTACCTAAAAAGCTTTTCCATAATAAAAACAACTGTACCCATGCAAATATACAAAACTGATACTGTATTTATTAATACCGGCTTTGCACTTTTGTGTATCAATTTTTAGGAAATGAAAGACAACAGTATAACACTATCTAAAGAAAACGTTTCGAAGGGTTGGATTAACGGCTTTATTGGTGTGCTTATTTTTAGTGGTTCTATGCCAGCAACCCGAATGGCAGTAATAGATCTCAATCCGGTATTTGTAACCGTTGCACGTGCCTCAATTGCGGGGTTACTCGCGCTTACGGTACTTATTCTCTTTAAAGAAAAACGCCCGGCAAAGGCTTTGTATTTCCCCATTGCCATTGTTGCCTTAGGTGCAGTTATTGGTTTTCCATTGTTAAGTGCCCTCGCTTTGCAGCACATTACATCGGCACATTCGCTGGTATTTTTAGGCTTGCTACCCATTGTAACGGCTTCATTCGCAGTGTTACGTGGTGGTGAACGCCCTCGCCCGGTATTTTGGTTGTTTTCTGTTATGGGGAGTTTGCTCGTTATTGGCTATGCCATTTATCAGGGCCTTACTGCCTCTCCCCTTGGCGATATGCTGATGCTGGCAGGCATTGTACTTTGTGGGCTTGGCTATGCCGAAGGTGCCCGACTTTCGAAAACCCTGGGCGGCTGGCAAGTAATATCGTGGGCTCTGGTTATTTCGCTTCCCATCATGCTACCACTGATGCTCATTTACCAACCAAGTTCATTTTCAACCGTAAGTACAGGTGCCTGGCTTAGTTTGGCTTATATTGCCTTATTCAGTATGTTTATTGGCTTTATATTCTGGTACCGTGGTTTGGCGCAGGGAGGTATTGCCTCGGTTGGTCAGTTGCAGTTGCTTCAGCCCTTTTTCGGCTTAGGTCTTGCAGCTACCCTGCTGCACGAAAATGTAAGTTTAGGGATGCTGGCGGTTACAGTGGGTGTAATTCTCTGCGTGGCCGGCTCCAAAAAGTTTGCTAAATAACATTCATCCTTCAATAAAAGAAAAAACATGTTTGTACCCAATGGTTATCAATTTGAAAGCGAAGCAGAAAAAATTGCGTTTATGCAGCGTTATAGCTTTGCTACCATCATTACCAACAATGATCAGCAAATTCCCTTAGCTACTCAATTGCCCTTTGTAATTGATCAGCATTCGGGTAAACTGATATTAAGTGCACATTTTAGCATTGCCAACGAGCAGGCCAAATACATTGAGCAGCACACCTCCTTAATTATATTTACCGAGCCACACGCTTATATCTCCCCTACGCACTACACTAAGCACGAAAGTGTGCCCACCTGGGATTATATCGCTGTACATGCTTATGGAAAGGCAAGCCTGATTACAGATGAGGCCTTAAAACTAAAGGCATTGGAGCAGATGATCAATTTTTACGAGAAAGGTTATTTAGCACAATGGAATAGTCTTACCGATACCTTTAAAAGCAGAATGATAAAAGGAATTGTGGCTTTTGAACTGGAGGTAACCGACCTGCAGGGGCAGAAAAAATTAAGCCAGAACAAATCGCAGGCTGAGCGCGAAAGTATTATTGCACATCTCGAAAAAAGCAACAATACAGTAGAACACGATTTGGCCGGATATATACAAAAAACCTTAAACGATAAAGCGAAATAAAATGCAGATATTAAACAGTACAGCAAACGATATTGACCAGATTTTCGGGCTTTATAAAGTGGCCACCGATTTTCAAAAATCGAAGTTTATTGTGCAATGGCCTCAATTTGAACGAGCCCTGATTGAAAAAGAAATTGTCGAACTAAGGCAATGGAAACTGATTATAGATGGCCAGGTGGCCTGTGTTTGGGCTACCACTTTTGCCGATCCTCAAATATGGGAAGGTAAAAACGACGATCCTGCCGTTTATATTCATCGCATTGCCACCAATCCTGATTTCAGGGGACAAAATCTTGTTACCACAATTGTAACCTGGGCAAAAGCATATGCAAAAGAAAACGGAAA is drawn from Pedobacter sp. HDW13 and contains these coding sequences:
- a CDS encoding alpha/beta hydrolase, whose amino-acid sequence is MKTRIKGQLSAFFMFAILFLAALLSTADVAAQTKAPIKNVVLVHGAFADGSGWRSLYEVLTKKGYNVTIVQNPLTSLEDDVAATNVVLDKQDGPTILVGHSWGGTVITQAGNHSKVVGLVYVAAFQPDQGESALQWLQTAPPASENGVLNPDDKGIVYYDKAKFHAGFCADISKEEAEFMYASQGAFYAKGFVTPITKAAWRDKPAYAVIATEDKSINPDIQRVMYKRSNSKATEVKGSHVVFMSQPKAVADVIIAASKEIAVKN
- a CDS encoding OsmC family protein, whose product is MKFTRTANANWKGTGMDGKGTISTQSTTLDQAQLSFKTRFAEGVGTNPEELIAAAHSGCFTMQLSFLLSEAGLVPENLDTKANVTFENGTITLIHLELAGSVAGIDEEEFKVFALKAKEVCPVSKLLNTEITLSVSLVA
- a CDS encoding GNAT family N-acetyltransferase: MQILNSTANDIDQIFGLYKVATDFQKSKFIVQWPQFERALIEKEIVELRQWKLIIDGQVACVWATTFADPQIWEGKNDDPAVYIHRIATNPDFRGQNLVTTIVTWAKAYAKENGKRFVRLDTVGENQGLIKHYQKSGFNYLGLFNLKNTDQLPAHYHNAAVTLFELSIDEPEFLDKQV
- a CDS encoding DMT family transporter, translated to MKDNSITLSKENVSKGWINGFIGVLIFSGSMPATRMAVIDLNPVFVTVARASIAGLLALTVLILFKEKRPAKALYFPIAIVALGAVIGFPLLSALALQHITSAHSLVFLGLLPIVTASFAVLRGGERPRPVFWLFSVMGSLLVIGYAIYQGLTASPLGDMLMLAGIVLCGLGYAEGARLSKTLGGWQVISWALVISLPIMLPLMLIYQPSSFSTVSTGAWLSLAYIALFSMFIGFIFWYRGLAQGGIASVGQLQLLQPFFGLGLAATLLHENVSLGMLAVTVGVILCVAGSKKFAK
- a CDS encoding hydrogen peroxide-inducible genes activator, which encodes MTIQQLKYVVALDEERHFARAADVCMVTQPGLTIQLKNLEEEIGIKIFDRNKVPLTPTVLGKEIINRARKILRETDEIRDFVINQKNLLEGELKLGIISTLSPYLIPLFISAMKTIAPKVHFVIKEANTGQLMQDVETGAIDVAIMATPTGHPNLVEHAIFKEPFVAYLNENHPMANDDFYELQPDDKPELLLLQNEYCYNAQLLDICGIKEPGKIKEQFSYDISSIETLKNLVRAKLGFAIIPALSIINEKETTLFKAFKDPKPVREISFVVSDTFSKKLLLEKMSQAVWDCLPEALKRDFSYKKIKWNDSPYFISSVSKL
- a CDS encoding Na+/H+ antiporter → MHEQLPFMLALVAAIVLIEMLATKLRIAYPVLLVVAGLLISFVPGLPKVQVDPNMIFFIFLPPLLFEASWSISFKEMKKWWRIIGSFAFLVVLFSALAVAVLTNYLIPGFTLALGFLLGGIVSPPDAVSTGAIMKFVKIPKSTAAVLEGESLLNDASSLIIFRFALVAVGTGQFILQDALLSFSWMIVGGIGIGLLFGWLFIQAHKRLPTDTSSDIVFTFIEPYFLYWIAEQVHSSGVLAVVTGGLFLSVRRLTFLTSASRVRGYSVWEAMIFVLNGIVFMLIGLELPEVIAGLRADGIPLTQAIIYGVAVTGILIVARIISSYCAMAATIIFRPSVAPLRNNRRRMWRLPLLLGWTGMRGVVSLAAALAIPLTLKSGEAFPHRNLILFITFTVILLTLLIQGLTLPYIIERSHIFDQAAEMEDEEAKHRVKKQLISETVRLLKARQEGMAEEDVHLQRMIAQWEHKINNPEQVKMSESTKLAYLELLEGQRLFLSDLNRNDAEVHDEIIRLHIYQIDLEEERVRLL
- a CDS encoding AraC family transcriptional regulator, producing the protein MVKRVLQNTFSLLNVDYVKLSTKWDYRNVISPYYRIYYIDEGSGEISDQLQRLQLEAGYLYIIPSFTLCNLHCNGFLSQYFVQFFEESVDGISLFAQKRTVSKIKASAMDIDLFKRLLEINPGRGINRSDDPKVYEKNIFYKEYQELNNRQSLASYLETQGILLQLMGRLLQSQLYLRQESHQTPVKIAETVSYILINLNQELSVTALASRLNQHPDYFSRLFKTFTGERPVTYILGKRIERAQYLLATSQLTYSEIATQTGFDNLSYFSRSFKKLTGMSPGAYKKQVYKVGFTL
- a CDS encoding FMN-binding negative transcriptional regulator, translating into MFVPNGYQFESEAEKIAFMQRYSFATIITNNDQQIPLATQLPFVIDQHSGKLILSAHFSIANEQAKYIEQHTSLIIFTEPHAYISPTHYTKHESVPTWDYIAVHAYGKASLITDEALKLKALEQMINFYEKGYLAQWNSLTDTFKSRMIKGIVAFELEVTDLQGQKKLSQNKSQAERESIIAHLEKSNNTVEHDLAGYIQKTLNDKAK
- a CDS encoding PLP-dependent aminotransferase family protein, translated to MEKLFRYNEIANGIATQIRSGILKAGDRLPSVRMLCQEYSIGMNTAKRVFLELEAQSLIEVKPQSGFFVNKLDYLRLPLPEVSSPSLKANLNEPNELITKVYSNIGRADLTLFSIGVPSGNLLPLAKLKKEVLYATRALKEGGTEYEPLQGNVKLRRMIAVRSLAWGGNLNEDDIITTNGGMNALSFCLMALGKAGDTVAVESPCYPGIFQLVISLGFKVLELPTHPVTGIEVEALKKVLPKINICLLVPNFNTPMGSCMPDEHKREVVKLLAERNIPLIEDDIYGDIYFGTQRPKCCKAFDTEGNVLMCSAFSKTLAPGYRVGWMAPGKYKDKLLRLKLVHSLSSPSIIQEAVGNFLKTGRYDVHLHQLRRTLQQNYQNYVQAIADYFPEGTKTSRPQGGLALWVEFDKKVDTVKLYDLAIKKQISIAPGRMFTLQDQFENCIRLCIGLPWSNELKFKLKQLGNLAKMIS
- a CDS encoding GreA/GreB family elongation factor, which translates into the protein MNPNESNPVIITQEDYNLLKPYFSKQDAGSDEMSLSAELSRAIIIKKEAFPVHAIRLNARVWITDEATGETTALTIVLPQHANIKEKKISVTTPIAAALIGFRKGDTVQWKVPAGLKVFKITDVVPPNE